One genomic segment of Chitinophagales bacterium includes these proteins:
- a CDS encoding PorP/SprF family type IX secretion system membrane protein → MCRYFRLFLLFNKKPSIGFSNNYALKPIRLNDAAIAARHVKKVLAVVLVLCSLVFSVRSQDVVMSQFYSAQLYLNPALTGIAYGPRFTANYRNQWPGMGSGFNGGYTTYMASFDMHIDRARSGIGLLVVADQMMNNVFGNYYVTASFAPQIKFNRKIAMKIGVSGTYIHRRLKWNELQFSDMINPYSGFFDANGNLNATGEPTPSRLATHRGDIAAGFVIFTQKLYFGFAVNNFIMNKENFSDAVEARTPMRFTAHFGGSFPLKTKYSYKRNIYLSPNVLIANQGRNLQINGGLLAGIEWVYFGAQFRYVINNPESVIMVVGVKKGKFRFGYSYDFPVSKLINKTGGAHELTFTFNIAGDDNSLENKNNRGYLACPTILNF, encoded by the coding sequence ATGTGCAGATATTTCAGGTTATTTTTATTATTCAACAAGAAGCCAAGCATTGGTTTTAGTAATAATTATGCCCTAAAGCCTATTCGTTTAAATGATGCTGCCATTGCAGCTAGGCACGTTAAAAAAGTACTGGCAGTTGTGTTGGTTTTGTGTTCGCTGGTGTTTTCGGTACGCAGCCAAGACGTGGTAATGAGCCAGTTTTATTCCGCTCAATTGTATTTGAATCCTGCACTCACGGGCATTGCTTACGGGCCGCGGTTTACGGCAAATTATCGCAACCAATGGCCTGGTATGGGAAGTGGTTTTAATGGCGGTTACACTACCTATATGGCTTCTTTCGATATGCATATAGATAGAGCCAGAAGCGGCATAGGTTTGTTGGTAGTGGCAGACCAAATGATGAATAATGTATTTGGCAATTATTATGTTACCGCATCGTTTGCCCCCCAAATAAAATTTAACCGAAAAATAGCCATGAAAATTGGAGTGTCCGGCACCTACATCCACCGCAGATTAAAGTGGAATGAATTGCAATTTTCGGATATGATAAATCCATATTCCGGCTTCTTTGATGCCAACGGAAATCTGAATGCCACAGGCGAACCCACGCCTTCCAGATTAGCCACGCACCGTGGCGATATTGCCGCGGGATTTGTAATTTTTACACAGAAACTTTATTTCGGTTTTGCCGTAAATAATTTTATTATGAACAAAGAAAACTTCTCCGATGCAGTAGAAGCACGCACACCTATGCGGTTTACTGCACACTTTGGCGGAAGTTTTCCTCTAAAAACAAAATACAGCTATAAACGCAATATCTACCTATCGCCCAACGTTTTAATAGCCAACCAAGGAAGAAATTTACAAATAAATGGCGGACTGCTTGCGGGAATAGAATGGGTGTATTTTGGAGCGCAATTTCGCTATGTAATAAACAATCCCGAATCGGTAATAATGGTGGTGGGTGTGAAGAAAGGAAAGTTTAGATTTGGCTATAGTTACGATTTTCCGGTGAGCAAACTCATCAACAAAACCGGAGGTGCGCACGAGCTAACTTTCACTTTTAACATTGCCGGAGACGATAATTCTTTGGAAAATAAAAATAACCGAGGATATTTGGCTTGTCCAACAATTTTGAATTTTTAA
- the porU gene encoding type IX secretion system sortase PorU has translation MLVSLCTWLCFCTLSAQENNIQLQWSKEWKKVETPKGNFLRPSFEDASFTEAQNFFPVFTTSVYTAGAAEATLYDAMFTAADSAAAAALQHIASQPTVTVNNGKSALKNIAVISVFPFRKNETTGVVEKLLSFKIKLAETAPASASAAARGTNSYVANSILASGSWYKISTNKTAMHRLTYNFVKTSFGIDPASVSFSNFGIFGNYHGLLNETAGQNPQSDDLQELPIFISDKNGNGKFDSDDFVLFYGQDPHAWSYPGNSQPFTHKKHIYSDKNFYFVTTNKGSGKQTIAESAAGNANATATTFNDYAFHELDEMNFLESGRIWFGDKMSSTKTSIDLSFNFPNIATMAPVNIVSTAVAKTPQTTANGATQIVCTYGGSNILIHSIKGSGSTLYGTVATYQIQNATLNPTSDNLKLTYNYNCIDNTGEAYLDYVEINCQRNLIFTGGSMNFRNTATVGAASVTEFQISNAANTQVWDVTNPFEAKSQLANNGTFTVATPILKEFVVFDPAASHAEPEYTEKVANQNLHACGQPDMVIVTHPSFLSAAKRLADFHQTNNGISVLVTTPQLIYNEFSNGKQDATAIRNFLKMLYDRAAGDTTLIPRYLLLFGDGSFDMMKHTSASTNFIPTYQSYESLNEIGTFVSDDFFGLLDDGEGGDILGSNNFIDVAIGRLPVGTADEAEGVVNKIINYKSTKALGNWRNRITFVADDEDSNVHFSDCNGFANYLASAYPVYNQNKIYLDAYQRVNTPAGARYPDVNAAILNALNRGTLILNYVGHGGINNWSHERIFNFNDIQQLSNFNTLPLFVTATCEFSKFDRNGGQTAGENLIVNPNGGGIASVTTVRVVYSYQNKQLNDALIKNVFKPYHGKTPTMGELLMQAKNGIWGGGDANNRKFLLLGDPALSLNYPELNVVTTEVNNIPVGNTNDTMKALQQITMSGEVRNWDGTLASDFNGFVFPTVFDKVSTLTTLANSPNSFKANFQLYKSIVFNGKASVQNGKFNFSFMVPKDIDYKVGEARISYYAEDFSRNMDAHGLDESIYIGSSSDSVLFDDQGPTIALFMNDENFRSGGITDANPKLLAVLEDDFGINVGNTLGHEITAVLDQNSAKPIVLNEYFESELNNYKKGKVLYPFYKLEDGEHTLTVKAWDTQNNSAEADISFIVSTSPALALEKIFCYPNPFTTSTTFSFEHNAADKPLDAEVRIYTLNGAMVRHIKAEFTPDGYRANNIKWDGDTDEGGDVMKGIYIYRITLQDKQGNQTSKSDRVVLIR, from the coding sequence TTGCTAGTTTCATTGTGTACATGGCTATGCTTTTGTACGCTTAGTGCTCAAGAAAATAATATTCAATTGCAATGGAGTAAAGAATGGAAAAAGGTAGAAACGCCTAAAGGCAATTTCTTGCGCCCTTCTTTCGAAGATGCTTCTTTTACAGAGGCACAAAATTTTTTTCCTGTTTTTACTACTTCAGTTTATACCGCAGGTGCAGCAGAAGCTACTTTATACGATGCCATGTTTACTGCTGCAGATAGTGCAGCTGCCGCAGCATTGCAGCACATTGCTTCGCAACCAACCGTAACTGTAAACAACGGTAAATCTGCACTTAAAAATATAGCAGTAATTTCTGTTTTTCCATTTAGAAAAAATGAAACCACCGGAGTGGTTGAAAAACTGCTTTCATTTAAAATTAAGTTAGCTGAAACTGCTCCGGCATCTGCTAGTGCCGCAGCAAGAGGTACAAACAGCTATGTAGCTAACTCCATATTGGCTTCGGGAAGTTGGTACAAAATTTCTACCAATAAAACTGCCATGCACCGCCTTACTTACAATTTCGTAAAAACTTCATTTGGAATAGACCCTGCCAGTGTAAGCTTCTCTAACTTTGGCATCTTTGGAAACTATCATGGTTTATTAAACGAAACTGCTGGGCAAAATCCGCAAAGCGATGATTTACAAGAACTACCCATTTTCATTTCAGATAAAAACGGAAATGGCAAATTTGACAGCGATGATTTTGTATTGTTTTACGGGCAAGACCCACACGCATGGAGTTATCCCGGAAACTCACAGCCTTTCACACACAAAAAACATATTTACTCCGATAAGAACTTTTACTTTGTAACTACCAATAAAGGAAGCGGCAAACAAACTATTGCCGAAAGCGCAGCCGGCAATGCTAATGCTACAGCAACTACATTTAACGATTATGCCTTTCATGAGTTAGATGAAATGAATTTTTTAGAATCTGGCAGAATCTGGTTTGGCGATAAAATGAGTTCTACCAAAACTTCTATAGACCTTAGTTTCAACTTTCCAAATATAGCTACCATGGCTCCTGTAAATATTGTTTCTACTGCCGTAGCTAAAACACCGCAAACCACCGCCAACGGAGCTACACAAATAGTGTGTACTTATGGTGGCAGCAACATTCTTATTCACTCCATAAAAGGCTCGGGTTCCACACTTTACGGCACTGTAGCTACTTACCAAATACAAAATGCCACACTAAACCCTACTAGCGACAACCTAAAACTCACCTACAACTACAACTGTATAGACAATACCGGTGAAGCCTACTTAGACTATGTAGAAATAAACTGCCAACGTAATTTGATATTTACTGGCGGCAGTATGAACTTTAGAAATACTGCCACTGTTGGGGCAGCTTCGGTTACAGAATTTCAGATAAGCAATGCTGCCAATACACAAGTATGGGATGTTACCAATCCATTTGAAGCCAAGAGCCAATTGGCCAATAATGGCACTTTTACCGTGGCAACTCCTATACTCAAAGAATTTGTTGTATTTGACCCTGCTGCTTCACATGCCGAACCGGAATACACCGAAAAAGTTGCCAACCAAAACTTACATGCATGTGGGCAGCCCGACATGGTTATTGTTACACATCCTTCTTTTTTAAGCGCGGCTAAACGCCTGGCAGATTTTCACCAAACCAACAATGGTATTTCCGTTTTAGTAACTACACCGCAACTTATTTACAATGAGTTTAGCAATGGCAAACAAGATGCTACCGCCATTCGCAATTTCTTAAAAATGCTATACGACCGTGCAGCGGGCGACACCACCTTAATTCCGCGTTATTTATTGCTGTTTGGCGATGGTAGTTTTGATATGATGAAACACACATCGGCAAGCACTAATTTTATTCCTACTTACCAGAGTTATGAATCGCTAAATGAAATAGGAACCTTTGTGAGCGATGATTTTTTTGGCCTGCTAGATGATGGCGAAGGTGGCGATATTTTAGGCAGCAATAATTTTATTGACGTTGCCATTGGCCGCCTGCCCGTAGGCACAGCCGATGAGGCCGAAGGTGTGGTAAACAAAATTATCAACTACAAATCTACCAAAGCCTTAGGCAACTGGCGCAACCGCATAACCTTTGTTGCAGATGATGAAGATAGCAACGTACACTTTAGCGATTGTAACGGCTTTGCCAATTATTTGGCAAGCGCATATCCTGTTTACAATCAAAACAAAATTTATTTAGATGCTTACCAGCGCGTAAACACTCCGGCAGGAGCACGCTATCCCGATGTGAATGCAGCTATTTTAAATGCACTCAACAGAGGTACACTTATACTGAATTATGTGGGACACGGAGGAATAAACAACTGGTCGCACGAGCGCATTTTCAACTTCAACGATATTCAGCAACTCAGCAACTTTAACACCTTGCCACTATTTGTTACTGCCACCTGCGAGTTCAGCAAATTCGACAGAAACGGAGGACAAACAGCCGGAGAAAACCTTATTGTAAATCCCAACGGAGGCGGCATAGCATCGGTAACCACTGTGCGTGTGGTGTATTCGTACCAAAACAAACAACTCAACGATGCCCTCATAAAGAATGTATTTAAACCCTACCACGGCAAAACACCCACCATGGGAGAATTGCTTATGCAAGCTAAAAATGGAATTTGGGGTGGCGGTGATGCCAACAACCGGAAGTTTTTACTCTTGGGCGACCCAGCGCTTTCACTCAACTATCCCGAACTAAATGTGGTAACCACCGAAGTAAATAACATTCCCGTTGGCAATACCAACGACACCATGAAAGCGCTACAACAAATAACCATGAGTGGCGAAGTGCGCAACTGGGATGGAACGCTTGCTTCAGACTTTAATGGGTTTGTATTTCCTACGGTATTCGATAAGGTTTCTACCCTTACCACACTTGCTAATTCACCCAATAGTTTTAAAGCCAATTTTCAACTATATAAAAGCATTGTATTCAACGGAAAAGCAAGTGTGCAAAACGGAAAGTTCAACTTTAGTTTTATGGTACCAAAAGACATAGACTACAAAGTAGGTGAAGCACGCATAAGCTATTATGCCGAAGATTTTTCTCGCAATATGGACGCACACGGTTTAGATGAATCTATTTACATCGGCAGCAGTTCCGATAGTGTATTGTTTGACGACCAAGGCCCCACTATTGCTCTATTTATGAACGATGAAAATTTTCGCAGTGGCGGAATTACCGATGCTAATCCAAAACTATTGGCGGTATTGGAAGATGATTTTGGTATAAATGTGGGCAATACCTTGGGGCATGAAATTACAGCAGTACTAGATCAAAACTCTGCTAAACCTATTGTGCTAAACGAATATTTTGAAAGCGAACTCAACAACTATAAAAAAGGAAAAGTGCTGTATCCTTTTTACAAATTAGAAGACGGAGAACATACACTCACCGTTAAAGCATGGGATACTCAAAACAACTCTGCCGAAGCTGATATAAGCTTTATAGTAAGCACTTCACCTGCACTGGCATTAGAGAAAATTTTCTGCTATCCGAATCCATTTACAACCTCTACTACTTTTTCGTTTGAACACAATGCAGCCGACAAACCATTGGATGCCGAAGTGAGAATTTACACTTTAAATGGAGCAATGGTGCGCCATATTAAAGCCGAGTTTACGCCCGATGGCTACCGTGCCAACAATATAAAATGGGATGGCGATACCGATGAAGGAGGTGATGTAATGAAAGGCATTTATATCTACAGAATTACACTACAAGATAAGCAAGGCAACCAAACCTCCAAAAGCGATCGGGTAGTGCTAATTCGCTAG
- a CDS encoding nucleoside deaminase has product MQRSYEHFMKLALKEALYAYEEDEVPIGAIVVCNQQIIGKGYNHVEKLTDVTAHAEMIAITAASNYLGNKFLESCEIYVTVEPCLMCATALRWARIGKLIYGTGEPKTGFTTFQKPVLHPSTEIIGGIMEAECAALMKQFFKEKRLG; this is encoded by the coding sequence ATGCAGCGCAGTTACGAGCACTTTATGAAATTGGCTTTAAAAGAGGCCTTATATGCGTATGAAGAAGACGAAGTTCCCATTGGAGCAATAGTGGTGTGCAACCAACAAATTATTGGCAAGGGCTATAACCATGTTGAAAAACTAACCGATGTTACCGCACATGCCGAAATGATTGCCATTACAGCCGCTTCGAACTATTTAGGCAATAAATTTTTAGAGTCGTGCGAGATATATGTTACGGTGGAGCCATGCCTAATGTGTGCCACTGCTTTGCGTTGGGCTCGTATTGGCAAATTGATATACGGTACCGGAGAACCTAAAACGGGCTTTACCACTTTTCAAAAACCAGTATTGCATCCTTCAACAGAAATTATTGGAGGCATTATGGAAGCAGAATGCGCTGCACTTATGAAGCAGTTTTTTAAAGAAAAAAGATTAGGGTAA
- a CDS encoding transglycosylase domain-containing protein has product MKWLKIFWALFFTGIAGVALLFYLLNAGYFGALPSFDELENPESSLATEIISTDGEVIGKYYAQNRSNVDYAGLPQCLRQALLATEDIRFEEHTGVDFKALFRVMLSGGAKGGGSTITQQLAKNLFPRERLNKLQLVLRKFKEWIIAVRLEHSYTKQEIFAMYLNTVEFSDNAFGIKSAAQTYFGKSVDSLKVEEAAVLIGMLKAPYQYNPRLHPQASFNRRNTVLAQMYKYNFLNKPQLDSLQKQPIALDFHPETHEEGLAPHFREYLRLWLKKYLAENKKPDGTSYNLYRDGLRIYVTLDSRLQRYAEEAQIQHLSELQSVFFEHWKGKDPWKDFSKEWEGIYTHCSRYADMKEAGKSREEIDKVMHTPVKMRIFAYGGDKDTVMSPYDSLRYYRMILQNGFMVLDPSNGYIRAWAGGINYRHFQFDHVNINTKRQVGSTFKPIVYATAIRDKGYSPCFKVPNQPVTFEAGDPRFGLLEDWTPKNSDGKYGGMMTLKEALANSINTVTAYLMHEMTPDAVIQLAHNMGIESDIPAQPSISLGSADISLYEMVGAYATFANNGVYTQPIFVTRIEDRNGNVVGEFTAQQREVFDENTNYTMVELLRGVVQYGTGVRLRYRYKLPGDIIGKTGTTSNYADGWFIGATPHLVAGSWTGCDDRYIRFRSMQYGQGATMALPVWAYFFQRVNNDSTNFSSEFNAKDVFPVPEAMSHTIFDCNKYNQSTGSKKVGNDYE; this is encoded by the coding sequence GTGAAATGGTTAAAGATCTTTTGGGCATTGTTTTTTACAGGTATTGCCGGAGTGGCGCTGCTGTTTTATTTGCTTAATGCGGGCTATTTTGGAGCGTTGCCAAGTTTCGATGAATTAGAAAATCCGGAAAGCAGCCTCGCTACCGAAATTATTTCAACCGATGGCGAAGTAATTGGAAAATACTATGCACAAAATAGAAGTAATGTAGATTATGCGGGCCTTCCACAATGCTTGCGTCAGGCACTTTTAGCTACAGAAGATATTCGATTCGAAGAACATACCGGAGTAGATTTTAAAGCCTTGTTTAGAGTAATGCTTTCCGGTGGTGCAAAAGGCGGTGGCAGTACTATTACACAGCAGTTGGCAAAAAATTTGTTTCCGCGCGAGCGCTTAAATAAACTGCAATTGGTATTGCGTAAATTTAAAGAATGGATAATTGCCGTGCGCCTGGAGCATTCTTATACCAAGCAGGAAATATTTGCCATGTATTTAAACACGGTAGAGTTTAGCGACAATGCTTTTGGTATAAAATCGGCAGCGCAAACCTATTTTGGAAAAAGCGTAGATTCATTAAAAGTTGAAGAAGCGGCTGTGCTGATTGGTATGTTGAAAGCACCTTATCAATACAATCCGCGTTTGCATCCGCAAGCATCGTTTAATAGAAGAAATACAGTGTTGGCTCAAATGTATAAGTACAATTTTTTGAATAAGCCACAACTAGATTCGTTGCAGAAACAACCTATTGCATTAGATTTTCACCCCGAAACACACGAAGAAGGATTGGCTCCGCACTTTAGAGAATATCTTCGTTTATGGCTCAAAAAGTATCTGGCAGAGAATAAAAAACCCGATGGCACTTCATACAATTTGTATCGCGATGGTTTGCGCATTTACGTTACTCTAGATTCGCGTTTGCAGCGCTATGCAGAAGAAGCACAAATACAGCATTTAAGCGAATTACAATCGGTGTTTTTTGAGCATTGGAAGGGAAAAGACCCGTGGAAAGATTTTTCAAAAGAATGGGAAGGTATTTACACGCATTGCAGCCGCTATGCCGATATGAAAGAAGCGGGTAAAAGCAGAGAAGAAATAGATAAGGTAATGCACACGCCAGTAAAGATGCGCATCTTTGCTTACGGTGGCGATAAGGATACGGTAATGAGTCCATACGATTCGCTGCGCTATTACCGCATGATTTTGCAAAACGGCTTTATGGTATTAGACCCCTCAAACGGATATATCAGAGCTTGGGCGGGCGGCATTAACTATCGCCATTTTCAGTTCGATCACGTAAACATAAATACCAAGCGGCAAGTAGGTTCCACATTTAAGCCAATTGTGTATGCCACGGCTATTCGCGATAAAGGCTACTCGCCTTGTTTTAAAGTTCCTAACCAGCCTGTAACATTCGAAGCCGGAGATCCTCGCTTTGGATTATTAGAAGATTGGACACCCAAAAACAGCGATGGAAAATATGGCGGCATGATGACACTAAAAGAAGCACTTGCCAATTCTATAAACACGGTAACTGCTTACCTTATGCACGAAATGACACCCGATGCAGTTATTCAATTGGCTCACAACATGGGAATAGAAAGCGATATTCCGGCACAGCCTTCAATCAGTTTGGGTTCGGCAGATATTTCGCTGTACGAAATGGTAGGTGCTTATGCCACGTTTGCCAACAATGGTGTGTACACACAACCTATTTTTGTTACGCGTATCGAAGATAGAAACGGCAACGTGGTAGGTGAATTTACTGCCCAGCAGCGCGAAGTTTTTGATGAAAACACCAATTACACCATGGTGGAATTATTAAGAGGTGTGGTGCAGTATGGCACGGGTGTTCGCTTGCGTTACAGATACAAATTGCCGGGCGATATAATTGGTAAAACCGGTACTACCTCTAATTATGCCGATGGTTGGTTTATTGGCGCTACTCCTCATTTGGTGGCAGGTAGCTGGACCGGTTGCGATGATAGATACATCCGTTTCCGCTCTATGCAATACGGCCAAGGTGCTACTATGGCATTGCCTGTTTGGGCTTATTTTTTCCAAAGAGTAAACAACGATAGCACTAATTTTTCTTCGGAGTTTAATGCTAAAGATGTGTTTCCTGTTCCGGAAGCCATGAGCCACACTATTTTTGATTGTAACAAATACAACCAAAGCACGGGAAGTAAAAAAGTGGGCAACGATTATGAGTAG
- a CDS encoding rhomboid family intramembrane serine protease, with protein MLYGNSIISDLRIRFSIGDMVIKLIYINVFVFLLVNVMKLGFFLFQNSAAYSSILHHVSLPASLATFVKQPWTLLSYMFLHEDFFHLLFNMLWLYWFGGIFTLYLGDKRVLPLYILGGISGAVFYIASFNLIPVFEPSLQNAVLMGASASILAIVFGAVTLNPNHRVFLMFFGEVRIKYIALFTLVVDVISIPRGNAGGYIAHLGGACCGWLFIRGLRHGIDMFSPIQKVADTVTIPFAKKQHYEAVRKERVAYLRSIQYKPSSPEAQVVSEQERVDEILDKISRSGYDSLSEEEKKFLFEYSNK; from the coding sequence TTGTTGTACGGTAATTCCATAATAAGCGATTTGCGCATTCGCTTTAGCATTGGCGATATGGTGATAAAACTCATTTACATAAATGTGTTTGTATTCCTATTGGTAAATGTGATGAAGTTGGGATTTTTTCTTTTTCAAAATTCGGCAGCCTACAGTAGTATTTTACACCATGTATCGCTGCCGGCATCGCTTGCTACCTTTGTAAAGCAGCCGTGGACATTGCTCAGTTATATGTTCTTGCACGAAGATTTTTTTCATCTGCTTTTTAATATGCTTTGGCTGTATTGGTTTGGCGGCATTTTTACGCTGTACTTGGGCGATAAACGAGTTTTGCCACTGTATATATTGGGCGGTATAAGCGGTGCAGTATTTTATATAGCATCTTTTAATTTAATTCCTGTATTTGAGCCTTCTTTGCAAAATGCAGTGCTTATGGGTGCTTCGGCAAGCATCTTAGCAATTGTATTTGGTGCGGTTACGCTTAATCCCAATCATCGGGTATTCCTTATGTTTTTTGGTGAGGTGCGCATAAAGTATATTGCATTATTTACGTTGGTAGTAGATGTTATCAGCATTCCAAGAGGTAATGCCGGAGGCTATATTGCTCATTTAGGCGGAGCTTGTTGCGGTTGGTTGTTTATTCGCGGATTAAGGCATGGTATAGATATGTTTTCTCCAATTCAAAAAGTTGCCGATACGGTAACTATTCCTTTTGCTAAGAAACAGCATTACGAAGCAGTGCGAAAAGAAAGAGTAGCATACCTCCGTTCCATCCAATACAAACCTTCTTCTCCCGAAGCACAAGTAGTATCGGAGCAAGAAAGAGTAGATGAAATTTTGGATAAGATTTCGCGCTCCGGTTATGATAGTCTTTCTGAAGAAGAAAAAAAGTTTTTGTTTGAATACAGCAATAAGTAG
- a CDS encoding ABC transporter ATP-binding protein: MLEKEKKTLVDFNLLWRILALAKPYSQWFRFSIFLSLLLAVLAPLRPKIVQYTVDNYIVHFNALALQKMALVLVALLLLESAARYGFNYLTAWLGQSVIRDLRIRVFKHLIYARLRYFDATPIGTATTRTINDIEAVNDTFSEGLITILADVLTIILVVSFMFYTNWKIALVSIASLPLLLWVTRWFQEGVKRSFQDERTQIGRMNAFLQEHLTGMRIIQLFNVEAKEFEKYKTINNELKQANIRGIWYYSLFFPAVEILLAASVGLMVWMAAHEILHQQAQVGIIMAFILYISMLFRPIRFIADKVNTIQRGLVACERVFKLLDTDERIADSGTFSPQKVEGNIRFKDVWFAYNNEHYVLKHVNFELPAGETLAIIGSTGSGKTTTISLLGRFYETTKGEILLDGVNIRDYSLNALRSQMSVVLQDVFLFAGSVYENITLRNENISLETVEHAAKLVGAHEFISKLPGGYQYKVMERGATLSMGQRQLISFVRALVYNPAVLILDEATSSIDSESEALIQRAIEKLVKGRTSIVIAHRLSTIRHAHKIAVFDKGILKEFGSHATLMELNGTYKQLFEMQFHTSATSV, translated from the coding sequence GTGTTGGAGAAAGAAAAAAAAACACTTGTAGATTTCAACTTACTGTGGCGTATTTTAGCATTGGCAAAACCATATAGCCAATGGTTTCGGTTTTCAATCTTTTTATCGCTGTTGCTGGCTGTACTGGCACCGCTCCGCCCCAAAATTGTTCAATATACTGTAGATAATTACATTGTTCATTTTAATGCTTTGGCATTACAAAAAATGGCATTGGTGCTGGTAGCGCTGCTCTTGCTAGAATCGGCTGCCCGCTATGGTTTTAATTACTTAACCGCTTGGTTGGGACAAAGTGTAATTCGCGATTTACGTATTCGGGTTTTTAAACATTTAATTTATGCACGGCTACGGTATTTTGACGCCACTCCCATTGGCACCGCCACCACGCGCACCATCAACGATATTGAAGCCGTAAACGATACTTTTTCGGAAGGCTTAATTACTATTCTTGCCGATGTACTTACTATTATTTTGGTAGTAAGTTTTATGTTTTATACCAACTGGAAAATTGCATTGGTAAGCATTGCCTCGCTTCCGCTGCTGCTATGGGTAACGCGTTGGTTTCAAGAAGGCGTAAAGCGCTCTTTCCAAGACGAAAGAACACAAATTGGTCGCATGAATGCCTTCTTGCAAGAACACTTAACCGGCATGAGGATTATTCAACTCTTTAATGTAGAAGCAAAAGAATTTGAGAAGTATAAAACTATTAACAACGAGCTAAAGCAAGCCAACATTCGCGGTATTTGGTACTATTCGCTTTTCTTTCCTGCTGTAGAGATTTTATTGGCAGCATCGGTGGGTTTAATGGTGTGGATGGCGGCACACGAAATTTTGCACCAACAGGCGCAAGTGGGCATTATTATGGCGTTTATTCTTTACATTAGTATGCTCTTTCGCCCCATAAGATTTATTGCCGATAAAGTAAATACTATTCAGAGAGGTTTGGTTGCCTGCGAGCGCGTTTTTAAGTTATTAGACACCGATGAGCGCATTGCCGATAGCGGTACTTTTTCACCCCAAAAAGTAGAAGGAAACATTCGGTTTAAAGATGTGTGGTTTGCTTACAACAACGAACATTATGTTTTAAAACATGTGAATTTTGAACTGCCTGCCGGAGAAACGCTTGCTATTATTGGTTCCACGGGATCCGGAAAAACAACTACCATTTCTTTATTGGGTAGGTTTTACGAAACCACCAAAGGTGAAATTTTATTAGATGGTGTAAACATTCGCGATTACTCGCTGAATGCCTTGCGCTCGCAAATGAGTGTGGTGCTGCAAGATGTATTTTTGTTTGCAGGCAGTGTGTATGAAAATATTACGTTGCGCAACGAAAATATTTCGTTGGAAACGGTTGAACATGCAGCAAAATTGGTGGGGGCACACGAGTTTATTTCAAAGTTACCGGGCGGTTATCAATATAAAGTTATGGAGCGCGGAGCCACACTTTCTATGGGTCAAAGGCAGTTGATTTCTTTTGTGCGCGCATTGGTGTATAATCCGGCAGTGCTCATTTTAGATGAGGCTACTTCTTCTATTGATAGCGAGAGCGAAGCGCTTATACAACGCGCTATCGAAAAATTGGTAAAAGGCAGAACTTCTATTGTAATTGCGCACAGGCTCTCTACCATTCGGCACGCACATAAAATTGCTGTGTTCGACAAGGGCATTCTTAAAGAATTTGGTTCGCACGCAACACTAATGGAATTAAACGGCACCTATAAACAACTGTTTGAAATGCAGTTTCACACTTCGGCAACAAGTGTGTAG